Proteins encoded in a region of the Trypanosoma brucei brucei TREU927 chromosome 5, complete sequence genome:
- a CDS encoding receptor-type adenylate cyclase GRESAG 4, putative → MISIHQSILFGRDVSRVRMENSPVPCINQFRCRLTMSSLSLLLVFLVVVMPPVEALDNITVKVYSLLYHPFVGRRLIDSMNAGFNASMAARQWTVAPGINVEVIHPASYRIPGPRFLQRAINDNKDEFFVVVGPMGDGQLAASRSFLQKENLVAFAPSTGASSVRGWSPNIYFLRVSPTVELIALMRFAVTHLRLLRIGFMYLQGLTFGDSEYEVAIKLMSHLGRELCGVFTVASSHGKGAADSDFDAVWDKFVVTRPQGVIMFAPPAKDVVRFVVKMLNDSRTQDAYFLASSVLELTIASWSGNIEAANTALDLGQIVLSRTNPLATDTQYQAIRRFQDDARSYLSANPGVTLFSGADDFEHHYVDGKLMVYGWIVGEVLSQALRSRAWIKDRETFKKSLYSQRRYVVDELVFGDFGGECEGTAGKRGAVCNCNQGGNVVYINVARRDNVLEVIHDGQVVVDSSLCYHDEVRLHSPVNGLLVFMQDDPVAQNAAEEIYDGAIPLTGDGRLGRTDRFFLHMLTSETAEASSELESELGTRAVTAVFGVADDAMLSLQTTAFIDPISLLPGLPHRGRKVIYLSPTLEQQLFALVKYFVGSGSTVVHAVVCRGDVVSIERLLYLMLMTFGGHMGTVVGPDSSTDLEGSMPETGDVLVIGLSKDDVAVVASHLDRNPDVRVAVLFFDVALLYIEFVKAFKSSSSGGRLLFATSLPHWAEANSTSATVQKFHAAVPDSPRWTPLSLLGFATGRFIQTLLFHMDKVTPDSIINAIYTLSVVNSDDMRYGPFVEERCPSTKDAPEGGDHFCGKNYGARRLSVWSMDRALNASVAPLTSGATPSLVYIDPYSKVLSGGRLAGVIVGVLFILLLLVALLLVLLCLRRSARDNDSAPKEPADPVTLIFTDVESSTAQWAAHPELMPDAVAAHHRLIRSLITHYRCYEVKTVGDSFMIACKSAFAASSLAQGLQQRFLSADWGTSAFDESYREFEQQRADDDNEYKPPSARLDPEVYRSLWKGLRVRIGIHTGLCEIRQDEVTKGYDYYGKVTDMAARTESVANGGQVVLTQATYFALSTAEREQFDVVSLGRIPLAGAPQPMEVYQLNAVPGRTFAALRLDREFGDDFEDRMSTSTGDSSSLRSGMNGTTQMIASCLQAVLGTFTAAQRQKLLVPLCERWRVTLPRTAQLTWDEGFCEDVIRRISVKVGRVVDLCANSGGERTVSTLRSASVIIMSNRLREFEAEATQSPEA, encoded by the coding sequence ATGATTTCCATTCATCAGTCGATTCTCTTCGGTCGCGATGTTTCACGGGTCCGCATGGAGAATAGTCCCGTGCCGTGTATCAACCAGTTTCGCTGCCGCCTTACCATGTCATCGTTGTCGCTACTTTTGGTGTTTCTTGTGGTGGTTATGCCGCCGGTGGAAGCTTTGGATAATATAACGGTAAAGGTTTACTCACTTCTGTATCACCCTTTTGTTGGGAGGAGACTAATCGATTCTATGAATGCCGGTTTCAACGCGTCAATGGCAGCCCGTCAATGGACCGTTGCCCCAGGCATCAATGTTGAAGTTATCCACCCTGCATCGTATAGAATTCCGGGTCCGAGGTTCTTGCAGAGGGCAATAAATGATAACAAGGATGAATTCTTTGTTGTGGTGGGACCGATGGGTGACGGTCAGTTGGCTGCCTCTCGTTCATTCTTGCAGAAGGAAAATTTGGTTGCATTTGCTCCATCCACTGGGGCAAGCTCTGTGCGCGGTTGGAGTCCCAACATCTACTTCCTGCGTGTGTCACCCACTGTCGAGCTTATTGCATTGATGCGTTTTGCTGTAACTCACCTGCGTTTACTACGGATCGGCTTCATGTACCTGCAGGGTCTCACCTTTGGGGATAGTGAATATGAGGTGGCCATAAAACTAATGTCTCATTTGGGACGCGAGTTATGTGGTGTTTTCACAGTGGCAAGCTCGCATGGCAAAGGTGCAGCTGACTCCGATTTTGATGCCGTGTGGGACAAGTTCGTGGTGACCCGTCCACAGGGTGTGATCATGTTTGCTCCACCAGCAAAAGATGTGGTAAGATTTGTAGTAAAGATGCTGAATGACAGTCGTACCCAAGACGCCTACTTTCTTGCTTCTTCGGTACTCGAATTGACAATTGCCTCTTGGAGCGGCAATATTGAGGCAGCCAATACAGCACTTGATCTCGGGCAGATTGTGCTCTCGCGCACGAATCCGCTGGCGACGGACACACAATACCAAGCAATCAGGCGTTTTCAGGACGATGCGAGATCATACCTGAGTGCTAATCCGGGCGTAACTCTCTTCAGCGGCGCAGACGACTTCGAGCATCATTATGTGGATGGGAAGCTTATGGTGTATGGGTGGATCGTTGGTGAGGTGCTGTCACAGGCCCTGAGGAGTCGTGCCTGGATTAAGGACAGGGAGACCTTCAAGAAGTCTCTGTATAGTCAACGTCGGTACGTCGTCGATGAGCTTGTGtttggtgactttggtggtgagtgtgAGGGTACAGCAGGTAAGCGCGGTGCTGTGTGTAACTGTAATCAGGGAGGAAACGTAGTGTACATCAACGTTGCTAGGAGGGATAATGTCTTGGAGGTGATACATGATGGACAGGTAGTTGTCGATTCATCACTCTGTTACCACGACGAGGTTCGGTTGCATTCCCCTGTGAATGGTTTATTGGTATTCATGCAGGATGATCCGGTTGCGCAAAATGCGGCTGAGGAAATATATGATGGCGCCATTCCTCTCACTGGTGATGGCCGTCTGGGGCGAACTGATCGTTTTTTCTTACATATGCTGACATCAGAAACGGCTGAAGCATCCTCAGAGTTAGAGTCAGAATTGGGCACCAGGGCAGTGACGGCTGTGTTTGGAGTTGCCGATGATGCTATGCTATCCCTACAAACTACTGCTTTCATTGACCCCATCTCTCTCCTCCCGGGGTTACCTCATAGAGGGAGGAAAGTTATTTACCTATCTCCGACACTGGAGCAGCAGCTATTCGCGCTGGTAAAATATTTTGTCGGGTCAGGTTCTACGGTAGTGCACGCTGTCGTCTGCCGTGGTGATGTGGTTTCGATTGAAAGATTGCTTTATCTGATGTTGATGACTTTTGGCGGGCACATGGGAACAGTGGTAGGGCCTGATAGCAGTACAGATCTGGAAGGTTCGATGCCAGAAACCGGTGATGTGCTTGTCATAGGCCTGTCCAAGGACGACGTTGCCGTGGTAGCGTCTCACCTGGATCGTAACCCGGATGTTCGTGTCGCTGTCCTGTTCTTTGACGTAGCCCTACTATACATTGAGTTTGTCAAAGCTTTCAAGAGCAGTTCAAGCGGTGGTCGGCTTCTTTTTGCAACGAGTCTGCCTCACTGGGCAGAGGCTAACTCGACTTCGGCTACTGTACAGAAGTTTCACGCGGCAGTGCCTGATTCGCCACGGTGGACACCTTTGTCACTGCTTGGTTTCGCGACCGGAAGATTCATTCAAACGCTGCTCTTTCATATGGACAAAGTGACACCGGATTCTATAATCAATGCAATATATACTCTCTCGGTCGTAAACAGCGACGACATGCGGTATGGTCCGTTCGTGGAGGAGCGATGCCCTTCAACCAAAGATGCGCCGGAGGGCGGCGACCACTTCTGTGGTAAGAATTATGGTGCGAGGCGACTTTCTGTGTGGTCGATGGACCGTGCGCTGAACGCTTCGGTGGCACCGCTGACATCGGGCGCAACGCCGTCTTTGGTGTACATAGACCCGTATTCGAAGGTGTTGTCAGGCGGCCGACTTGCCGGTGTCATCGTTGGagttcttttcattttactgttgcttgttgctcTTTTGCTAGTGCTTCTTTGTCTGCGCCGCAGCGCACGCGACAATGACAGCGCGCCCAAGGAGCCAGCGGACCCTGTGACGCTAATTTTTACAGATGTAGAAAGCAGTACTGCACAATGGGCAGCACATCCCGAGCTGATGCCCGATGCTGTGGCCGCGCATCACCGTTTGATTCGCTCGCTAATCACCCACTACAGGTGTTATGAAGTGAAGACGGTTGGGGACTCATTCATGATCGCGTGCAAGAGTGCATTTGCCGCATCGAGTCTTGCCCAAGGCCTGCAGCAACGGTTTTTGTCTGCAGACTGGGGAACCAGTGCCTTCGACGAGTCCTATCGTGAGTTTGAGCAGCAGCGTGCAGATGACGACAATGAATACAAACCGCCGTCCGCGCGCCTCGACCCCGAAGTGTACCGGTCTCTCTGGAAAGGTCTACGCGTACGTATCGGGATACACACCGGACTGTGCGAAATCCGACAagatgaagtgacgaagggcTACGACTACTACGGGAAGGTGACAGACATGGCCGCGCGGACGGAGAGCGTTGCGAACGGTGGCCAGGTAGTACTGACGCAAGCAACGTACTTTGCACTGAGCACAGCAGAGCGTGAACAGTTCGATGTGGTCTCCCTTGGCCGCATACCACTTGCTGGTGCGCCCCAACCTATGGAAGTATACCAGTTGAACGCGGTGCCCGGCCGTACCTTCGCTGCTCTTCGCCTTGACCGCGAGTTTGGCGACGACTTTGAAGATAGAATGAGTACCTCCACTGGAGACTCGAGTTCTCTCCGTAGCGGGATGAATGGAACAACGCAGATGATTGCAAGTTGCCTGCAGGCTGTGCTAGGCACTTTCACTGCAGCACAGCGACAGAAACTGCTGGTGCCTTTGTGCGAACGGTGGCGTGTCACGCTTCCCAGGACCGCACAGCTAACATGGGACGAGGGCTTTTGTGAAGATGTGATTCGTCGGATTTCAGTCAAGGTCGGTCGTGTCGTTGACCTCTGTGCAAACAGCGGTGGTGAGCGTACCGTCAGTACGCTGAGAAGTGCGTCTGTGATTATAATGTCGAACCGGCTTCGGGAATTTGAGGCAGAGGCAACCCAGAGCCCTGAAGCTTAG
- a CDS encoding receptor-type adenylate cyclase GRESAG 4, putative, whose amino-acid sequence MISIHQSILFGRDVSRVRMENSPVPCINQFRCRLTMSSLSLLLVFLVVVMPPVEALDNITVKVYSLLYHPFVGRRLIDSMNAGFNASMAARQWTVAPGINVEVIHPASYRIPGPRFLQRAINDNKDEFFVVVGPMGDGQLAASRSFLQKENLVAFAPSTGASSVRGWSPNIYFLRVSPTVELIALMRFAVTHLRLLRIGFMYLQGLTFGDSEYEVAIKLMSHLGRELCGVFTVASSHGKGAADSDFDAVWDKFVVTRPQGVIMFAPPAKDVVRFVVKMLNDSRTQDAYFLASSVLELTIASWSSDIEAVNTALDLGQIVLSRTNPLATDTQYQAIRRFQDDARSYLSANPGVTIFSGADDFEHHYVDGKLMVYGWIVGEVLSQALRSRAWIKDRETFKKSLYSQRRYAVDELVFGDFGGECEGTAGERGAVCNCNQGGNVVYINVAGRDNVLEVIHDGQVVVDSSLCYHDEVRLHSPVNGLLVFMQDDPVAQNAAEEIYDGAIPLTGDGRLGQTDRFFLHMLTSETAEASSELESELGTRAVTAVFGVADDAMLSLQTTAFIDPISLLPGLPHRGRKVIYLSPTLEQQLFALVKYFVGSGSTVVHAVVCRGDVVSIERLLYLMLMTFGGHMGTVVGPDSSTDLEGSMPETGDVLVIGLSKDDVAVVASHLDRNPDVRVAVLFFDVALLYIEFVKAFKSSSSGGRLLFATSLPHWAEANSTSATVQKFHAAVPDSPRWTPLSLLGFATGRFIQTLLFHMDKVTPDSIINAIYTLSVVNSDDMRYGPFVEERCPSTKDAPEGGDHFCGKNYGARRLSVWSMDRALNASVAPLTSGATPSLVYIDPYSKVLSGGRLAGVIVGVLFILLLLVALLLVLLCLRRSARDNDSAPKEPADPVTLIFTDVESSTAQWAAHPELMPDAVAAHHRLIRSLITHYRCYEVKTVGDSFMIACKSAFAASSLAQGLQQRFLSADWGTSAFDESYREFEQQRADDDNEYKPPSARLDPEVYRSLWKGLRVRIGIHTGLCEIRQDEVTKGYDYYGKVTDMAARTESVANGGQVVLTQATYFALSTAEREQFDVVSLGRIPLAGAPQPMEVYQLNAVPGRTFAALRLDREFGDDFEDRMSTSTGDSSSLRSGMNGTTQMIASCLQAVLGTFTAAQRQKLLVPLCERWRVTLPRTAQLTWDEGFCEDVIRRISVKVGRVVDLCANSGGERTVSTLRSASVIIMSNRLREFEAEATQSPEA is encoded by the coding sequence ATGATTTCCATTCATCAGTCGATTCTCTTCGGTCGCGATGTTTCACGGGTCCGCATGGAGAATAGTCCCGTGCCGTGTATCAACCAGTTTCGCTGCCGCCTTACCATGTCATCGTTGTCGCTACTTTTGGTGTTTCTTGTGGTGGTTATGCCGCCGGTGGAAGCTTTGGATAATATAACGGTAAAGGTTTACTCACTTCTGTATCACCCTTTTGTTGGGAGGAGACTAATCGATTCTATGAATGCCGGTTTCAACGCGTCAATGGCAGCCCGTCAATGGACCGTTGCCCCAGGCATCAATGTTGAAGTTATCCACCCTGCATCGTATAGAATTCCGGGTCCGAGGTTCTTGCAGAGGGCAATAAATGATAACAAGGATGAATTCTTTGTTGTGGTGGGACCGATGGGTGACGGTCAGTTGGCTGCCTCTCGTTCATTCTTGCAGAAGGAAAATTTGGTTGCATTTGCTCCATCCACTGGGGCAAGCTCTGTGCGCGGTTGGAGTCCCAACATCTACTTCCTGCGTGTGTCACCCACTGTCGAGCTTATTGCATTGATGCGTTTTGCTGTAACTCACCTGCGTTTACTACGGATCGGCTTCATGTACCTGCAGGGTCTCACCTTTGGGGATAGTGAATATGAGGTGGCCATAAAACTAATGTCTCATTTGGGACGCGAGTTATGTGGTGTTTTCACAGTGGCAAGCTCGCATGGCAAAGGTGCAGCTGACTCCGATTTTGATGCCGTGTGGGACAAGTTCGTGGTGACCCGTCCACAGGGTGTGATCATGTTTGCTCCACCAGCAAAAGATGTGGTAAGATTTGTAGTAAAGATGCTGAATGACAGTCGTACCCAAGACGCCTACTTTCTTGCTTCTTCGGTACTCGAATTGACGATTGCCTCTTGGAGCAGCGATATTGAGGCAGTCAATACAGCACTTGATCTCGGGCAGATTGTGCTCTCGCGCACGAATCCGCTGGCGACGGACACACAATACCAAGCAATCAGGCGTTTTCAGGACGATGCGAGATCATACCTGAGTGCTAATCCGGGCGTAACTATCTTCAGCGGCGCAGACGACTTCGAGCATCATTATGTGGATGGGAAGCTTATGGTGTATGGGTGGATCGTTGGTGAGGTGCTGTCACAGGCCCTGAGGAGTCGTGCCTGGATTAAGGACAGGGAGACCTTCAAGAAGTCTCTGTATAGTCAACGTCGGTACGCCGTCGATGAGCTTGTGtttggtgactttggtggtgagtgtgAGGGTACAGCAGGTGAGCGCGGTGCTGTGTGTAACTGTAATCAGGGAGGAAACGTAGTGTACATCAACGTTGCTGGGAGGGATAATGTCTTGGAGGTGATACATGATGGACAGGTAGTTGTCGATTCATCACTCTGTTACCACGACGAGGTTCGGTTGCATTCCCCTGTGAATGGTTTATTGGTATTCATGCAGGATGATCCGGTTGCGCAAAATGCGGCTGAGGAAATATATGATGGCGCCATTCCTCTCACTGGTGATGGCCGTCTGGGGCAAACTGATCGTTTTTTCTTACATATGCTGACATCAGAAACGGCTGAAGCATCCTCAGAGTTAGAGTCAGAATTGGGCACCAGGGCAGTGACGGCTGTGTTTGGAGTTGCCGATGATGCTATGCTATCCCTACAAACTACTGCTTTCATTGACCCCATCTCTCTCCTCCCGGGGTTACCTCATAGAGGGAGGAAAGTTATTTACCTATCTCCGACACTGGAGCAGCAGCTATTCGCGCTGGTAAAATATTTTGTCGGGTCAGGTTCTACGGTAGTGCACGCTGTCGTCTGCCGTGGTGATGTGGTTTCGATTGAAAGATTGCTTTATCTGATGTTGATGACTTTTGGCGGGCACATGGGAACAGTGGTAGGGCCTGATAGCAGTACAGATCTGGAAGGTTCGATGCCAGAAACCGGTGATGTGCTTGTCATAGGCCTGTCCAAGGACGACGTTGCCGTGGTAGCGTCTCACCTGGATCGTAACCCGGATGTTCGTGTCGCTGTCCTGTTCTTTGACGTAGCCCTACTATACATTGAGTTTGTCAAAGCTTTCAAGAGCAGTTCAAGCGGTGGTCGGCTTCTTTTTGCAACGAGTCTGCCTCACTGGGCAGAGGCTAACTCGACTTCGGCTACTGTACAGAAGTTTCACGCGGCAGTGCCTGATTCGCCACGGTGGACACCTTTGTCACTGCTTGGTTTCGCGACCGGAAGATTCATTCAAACGCTGCTCTTTCATATGGACAAAGTGACACCGGATTCTATAATCAATGCAATATATACTCTCTCGGTCGTAAACAGCGACGACATGCGGTATGGTCCGTTCGTGGAGGAGCGATGCCCTTCAACCAAAGATGCGCCGGAGGGCGGCGACCACTTCTGTGGTAAGAATTATGGTGCGAGGCGACTTTCTGTGTGGTCGATGGACCGTGCGCTGAACGCTTCGGTGGCACCGCTGACATCGGGCGCAACGCCGTCTTTGGTGTACATAGACCCGTATTCGAAGGTGTTGTCAGGCGGCCGACTTGCCGGTGTCATCGTTGGagttcttttcattttactgttgcttgttgctcTTTTGCTAGTGCTTCTTTGTCTGCGCCGCAGCGCACGCGACAATGACAGCGCGCCCAAGGAGCCAGCGGACCCTGTGACGCTAATTTTTACAGATGTAGAAAGCAGTACTGCACAATGGGCAGCACATCCCGAGCTGATGCCCGATGCTGTGGCCGCGCATCACCGTTTGATTCGCTCGCTGATCACCCACTACAGGTGTTATGAAGTGAAGACGGTTGGGGACTCATTCATGATCGCGTGCAAGAGTGCATTTGCCGCATCGAGTCTTGCCCAAGGCCTGCAGCAACGGTTTTTGTCTGCAGACTGGGGAACCAGTGCCTTCGACGAGTCCTATCGTGAGTTTGAGCAGCAGCGTGCAGATGACGACAATGAATACAAACCGCCGTCCGCGCGCCTCGACCCCGAAGTGTACCGGTCTCTCTGGAAAGGTCTACGCGTACGTATCGGGATACACACCGGACTGTGCGAAATCCGACAagatgaagtgacgaagggcTACGACTACTACGGGAAGGTGACAGACATGGCCGCGCGGACGGAGAGCGTTGCGAACGGTGGCCAGGTAGTACTGACGCAAGCAACGTACTTTGCACTGAGCACAGCAGAGCGTGAACAGTTCGATGTGGTCTCCCTTGGCCGCATACCACTTGCTGGTGCGCCCCAACCTATGGAAGTATACCAGTTGAACGCGGTGCCCGGCCGTACCTTCGCTGCTCTTCGCCTTGACCGCGAGTTTGGCGACGACTTTGAAGATAGAATGAGTACCTCCACTGGAGACTCGAGTTCTCTCCGTAGCGGGATGAATGGAACAACGCAGATGATTGCAAGTTGCCTGCAGGCTGTGCTAGGCACTTTCACTGCAGCACAGCGACAGAAACTGCTGGTGCCTTTGTGCGAACGGTGGCGTGTCACGCTTCCCAGGACCGCACAGCTAACATGGGACGAGGGCTTTTGTGAAGATGTGATTCGTCGGATTTCAGTCAAGGTCGGTCGTGTCGTTGACCTCTGTGCAAACAGCGGTGGTGAGCGTACCGTCAGTACGCTGAGAAGTGCGTCTGTGATTATAATGTCGAACCGGCTTCGGGAATTTGAGGCAGAGGCAACCCAGAGCCCTGAAGCTTAG
- a CDS encoding guanine deaminase, putative: protein METAVPVRYFLGTLIEAPARDTLIFAPRSLVCVGADGCITAVLQPNDIKNESGVSGGGGSGCGGKSDNETYEQTLKEARRSGALTVLKDHQYLLPGLIDLHVHAPQWPQLGKALDRPLEIWLHEYTFPLEAKYADLDFAATSYNSLVSTLLAHGTTTAVYFATIHVDASLLLARVCLEKGQRAVVGRVAMDLASQCPAYYRDASPQESIERSEIFIQAVRKLPGNDNSSPLVLPAVVPRFIPTSSDEALQGLGRLVAKYGCHVQSHVSESDWEHHHVLERCGKPDAFALDDAGLLTRRTVLAHGNFLSDADMKLLCSRGSAVAHCPLSNFYFSGAVFPLRRALDFGLRVGLGTDISGGPSPAIWDAARDALMAARALESGVDPTTSKEERGGRRHANPEQSKAEDSNGKKGENPRVGGSAAESRDSTSCRINSVEAFWLATTRGGEALDLKVGRLAAGFHFDAVVVDVSVPTGGVHIFQGLDGPRDIFDKIVYGASAANVVQTYVAGRLVHGRVEL, encoded by the coding sequence ATGGAAACCGCCGTGCCTGTGCGTTATTTCCTTGGGACTCTCATTGAGGCCCCTGCGCGTGACACCTTAATTTTCGCTCCCCGCTCTCTTGTCTGCGTTGGTGCTGACGGCTGTATTACCGCTGTCCTCCAACCCAATGacataaaaaatgaaagcggTGTGAGCGGCGGCGGTGGAAGTGGTTGTGGAGGGAAAAGCGACAATGAAACATACGAGCAAACGCTTAAGGAAGCCCGGAGGTCCGGAGCACTCACAGTGCTGAAAGACCACCAATATCTTCTTCCAGGTCTTATTGATCTCCATGTGCATGCACCGCAGTGGCCCCAGCTTGGAAAGGCGCTTGATCGGCCGCTCGAAATATGGCTGCATGAGTATACTTTTCCACTCGAGGCGAAGTACGCCGACCTCGACTTTGCAGCCACATCATACAACTCCCTTGTTTCAACATTATTGGCACACGGAACTACGACGGCTGTGTACTTCGCTACAATCCACGTGGATGCAAGTCTTTTGCTGGCACGCGTATGCCTCGAGAAAGGTCAGCGCGCCGTCGTTGGCCGCGTTGCAATGGATTTGGCATCGCAGTGCCCAGCTTATTACCGGGATGCAAGCCCCCAGGAATCTATTGAACGCTCCGAAATTTTTATTCAGGCTGTCCGCAAGCTTCCCGGCAATGACAATAGCAGTCCTCTTGTGCTCCCTGCTGTAGTCCCGAGATTTATTCCAACAAGCAGCGATGAGGCGCTTCAGGGTCTTGGTCGTCTGGTCGCCAAGTACGGCTGCCACGTGCAGTCACACGTGTCGGAGAGCGACTGGGAGCATCACCACGTGTTGGAGCGCTGTGGTAAACCAGACGCCTTCGCTCTGGATGATGCCGGCCTGCTGACGCGGCGCACGGTCCTCGCTCACGGAAATTTCCTCTCAGATGCGGATATGAAACTTTTGTGTTCTCGTGGTTCCGCGGTGGCGCACTGTCCGCTTTCgaacttttatttttcaggTGCCGTTTTCCCGCTGCGTCGTGCTTTGGACTTCGGGCTGCGCGTCGGTCTCGGGACGGATATCTCCGGGGGACCTTCACCTGCAATTTGGGATGCCGCCCGTGATGCCTTAATGGCCGCTCGTGCACTTGAGAGTGGCGTCGACCCAACAACTTCAAAGGAGGAACGTGGTGGCCGGCGTCATGCCAATccggagcaaagcaaagCGGAAGACTCAAacggaaaaaagggggaaaacccGCGTGTTGGCGGTTCAGCTGCAGAGTCACGAGATTCAACTTCATGCCGCATCAATTCTGTGGAGGCCTTTTGGTTGGCGACAACACGTGGAGGTGAGGCTTTGGATCTTAAAGTTGGTCGGCTCGCCGCTGGATTTCACTTTGATGCAGTTGTTGTGGATGTTTCCGTTCCCACTGGCGGTGTGCACATCTTTCAAGGTCTTGACGGACCCCGTGACATCTTTGACAAAATTGTCTACGGTGCGTCCGCAGCAAACGTTGTTCAGACATATGTGGCCGGCCGCTTGGTCCACGGGAGGGTAGAACTTTAG
- a CDS encoding expression site-associated gene (ESAG) protein, putative: MRHLGFAGDKKRSMSIVGLFLFLLACVSVVATHANGSVLRSTGSEGKVWLDAPTSRRVPFRNPRVIFVVVQTRPSPGWCRMLMTAVVTNVSVISIGMGGNYSHTIRANWLLNFLDDEVLHDDDVLVMFDGADTLFTDGIHRKRKLDHFIKMSPPLPTFFNQTAIYRGDAWPPMLHTAEPDCYAPQLNITYNPKNESHWDRCARFYAMGLSEAKSIGVERLLGLPPPVRGHLNSGGIVGRVWAYKEAFSVFLQLREASTEWWCDQSIWAALFIWSVGSATGVDSKYIIRRGIISLDYDKRYFYYPTDEYDTSSVLLHFTGAPDRWTYYFPEYFVRLPWYRNLMGNSTYRHNVVAALRNTSIITYNYTRERIVRKYEDICDVEQMTDPEFLVYPLNK, translated from the coding sequence ATGCGGCATCTTGGCTTTGCTGGCGATAAGAAACGGTCGATGAGCATAGTgggcttgtttctttttttattggcTTGCGTGTCAGTAGTTGCAACACATGCAAATGGAAGTGTCCTCAGGAGCACGGGATCTGAGGGAAAGGTGTGGTTAGATGCACCAACTAGTCGGCGAGTCCCATTTAGGAATCCGAGagtcatttttgttgttgttcagaCCCGACCCTCTCCAGGTTGGTGCAGAATGTTAATGACTGCTGTTGTTACAAATGTGTCGGTAATTTCTATTGGTATGGGTGGGAATTACAGCCACACCATCCGGGCAAACTGGTTATTGAATTTCTTGGATGATGAGGTCCTccatgatgatgatgtgttAGTTATGTTTGATGGTGCGGATACACTTTTCACTGATGGAATCCATCGGAAACGGAAGCTTGACCACTTTATAAAAATGTCTCCCCCACTGCCTACATTCTTTAACCAAACGGCTATATACAGAGGTGATGCTTGGCCGCCCATGCTTCACACAGCAGAACCGGATTGTTATGCTCCCCAGCTGAACATCACATACAACCCGAAAAATGAGTCGCATTGGGATCGCTGTGCGAGATTTTATGCCATGGGTCTGTCGGAAGCCAAATCAATTGGTGTTGAGCGGCTGCTGGGGTTGCCACCTCCCGTGCGTGGACACCTCAACAGTGGAGGAATTGTGGGCCGGGTATGGGCATATAAAGAGGCATTTAGCGTTTTTTTGCAACTCAGGGAAGCTTCCACTGAATGGTGGTGTGATCAGTCTATTTGGGCTGCCTTATTTATTTGGAGCGTTGGTAGTGCAACGGGTGTGGATTCCAAATACATAATACGGCGTGGAATCATTAGTCTTGACTATGACAAGAGATACTTTTACTACCCAACAGATGAATACGATACAAGTTCGGTACTTTTACATTTTACAGGGGCCCCCGACCGATGGACGTATTACTTTCCAGAATACTTTGTCCGCCTTCCGTGGTATAGGAACCTTATGGGAAACAGTACCTACAGACATAATGTCGTGGCGGCGTTACGAAATACTTCCATCATAACCTACAACTACACTCGGGAGAGGATTGTAAGGAAATATGAAGATATTTGTGATGTGGAACAGATGACTGACCCCGAATTTTTGGTGTACCCACTGAATAAGTAA